A stretch of the Psychroserpens sp. Hel_I_66 genome encodes the following:
- a CDS encoding DUF2795 domain-containing protein — protein MYWTLELASYLSDAPWPATKDELIDYAIRTGAPLEVVENLQAIEDEGDSYDSIEEIWSDYPTDEDYLWNEDEY, from the coding sequence ATGTATTGGACATTAGAATTAGCATCGTATTTAAGTGATGCGCCTTGGCCAGCAACTAAAGACGAATTAATTGACTACGCGATTAGAACAGGAGCTCCTTTGGAAGTTGTTGAAAATCTACAAGCGATAGAAGATGAAGGCGACTCTTACGACTCTATAGAAGAAATCTGGTCTGATTATCCAACAGACGAAGATTACCTCTGGAACGAAGACGAATATTAA
- the secA gene encoding preprotein translocase subunit SecA: MSFLNSVLKVFVGDKSKQDVKALSPIIDQVKSFENELEQLSHDALRAKTAEFKSKIADARKPLQDDIDKLIKDAEATEDIDAREDIYVEIDKLNDEIYTVTEDVLNEIMPEAFAVVKETAKRFVHNTEIPVQANEFDRTISGTKDYVTLDNDQAVWSNSWDAAGKPITWDMIHYDVQLIGGAAMHQGKIAEMQTGEGKTLVATLPVYLNALAGKGVHLVTVNDYLAKRDSAWMAPIFEFHGLSVDCIDYHRPNSEARRKAYKADITYGTNNEFGFDYLRDNMAHSPDDLVQRPHHYAIVDEVDSVLVDDARTPLIISGPIPQGDRHEFTELKPKVEDLASIQRKELVGVLAEAKKLIAEGDTKEGGFLLLRAYRGIPKNKALIKFLSEEGIKTLLQKTENFYMQDNNREMPKVDAELYYVIEEKNNQVELTDKGVEYISGKDNPDFFVMPEIGMEISKIESKGLSKEEEAEAKEELFRDFGIKSERIHTLNQLLKAYALFEKDIQYVVMDNKVMIVDEQTGRIMDGRRYSDGLHQAIEAKENVKIEDATQTFATVTLQNYFRMYRKLSGMTGTAVTEAGEFWEIYKLDVVEIPTNRPIARDDKQDLVYKTKREKYNAVIDDVTALSQAGRPVLIGTTSVEISELLGKMLSIRKIPHNVLNAKQHKKEAEIVDEAGRTGQVTIATNMAGRGTDIKLSEDVKKAGGLAIVGTERHDSRRVDRQLRGRAGRQGDVGSSQFYVSLEDNLMRLFGSERIAKMMDKMGLQEGEVIQHSMISKSIERAQKKVEENQFGVRKRLLEYDDVMNAQREVVYKRRRHALEGDRLRVDLANMIYDTSEGIAEGNKAAEDYKNFEFELIRYFSMSSPISEAEFKKGSVQDIAGKVYKAAFEHYRSKMERNAELAFPVIENVYMNQRDKYKRIVVPFTDGVKNLQVVTDLEKAYETKGTQLINDFEKNITLAIVDDAWKTHLRKMDELKQSVQLAVHEQKDPLLIYKFEAFELFKEMIDQVNKDVISFLFKGELPQETQNTIQEAKARKEEKLQTQKDEIPNMDERAAQSRSVGAGASARQQEVVETIVRDKPKIGRNDRVTIKHVMSGENKTVKFKQAEPLIAKGEWVLIEE, from the coding sequence ATGAGTTTTTTAAATTCAGTATTAAAAGTATTTGTAGGAGATAAGTCCAAACAAGATGTTAAAGCACTTTCTCCTATTATTGATCAAGTAAAATCTTTTGAAAATGAGCTTGAGCAATTATCCCACGACGCACTTCGAGCTAAAACTGCAGAGTTCAAATCTAAAATCGCAGATGCCCGCAAACCGCTTCAAGACGACATTGATAAGTTAATCAAGGATGCCGAAGCAACCGAGGATATCGACGCAAGAGAAGACATCTATGTAGAAATCGATAAGCTCAACGACGAGATTTATACAGTAACCGAAGATGTTCTCAACGAGATCATGCCAGAAGCCTTTGCTGTGGTTAAAGAAACCGCAAAGCGTTTTGTCCATAATACAGAAATCCCTGTTCAAGCCAATGAGTTTGACCGTACGATTTCTGGTACCAAAGATTATGTGACCTTAGACAATGATCAAGCAGTATGGTCGAATTCCTGGGATGCAGCAGGTAAGCCAATTACTTGGGACATGATTCATTATGATGTTCAATTGATTGGTGGCGCAGCAATGCACCAAGGTAAAATTGCTGAGATGCAAACGGGTGAAGGTAAGACATTAGTGGCAACACTTCCTGTTTACCTCAATGCGTTGGCTGGTAAAGGTGTACACTTGGTAACGGTTAATGATTATTTGGCAAAACGTGATAGCGCGTGGATGGCTCCAATTTTTGAGTTTCACGGGTTGAGCGTTGATTGTATCGATTATCACAGACCAAACAGTGAGGCACGTCGTAAGGCTTATAAAGCAGATATTACCTACGGAACAAATAACGAATTCGGGTTTGATTACCTAAGAGATAATATGGCGCATTCGCCAGATGATTTGGTACAACGTCCGCATCACTATGCGATCGTCGATGAGGTCGATTCTGTTTTGGTGGATGATGCGAGAACACCATTAATTATTTCTGGACCAATCCCTCAAGGAGACCGTCACGAATTTACAGAGCTAAAACCTAAAGTAGAAGATCTAGCCAGCATTCAAAGAAAAGAACTGGTTGGTGTTTTAGCAGAAGCAAAAAAACTAATTGCAGAAGGCGATACTAAAGAAGGTGGTTTTCTATTATTGAGAGCTTACAGAGGTATTCCGAAGAATAAAGCATTGATCAAATTCTTGAGCGAGGAAGGCATTAAAACCTTACTCCAAAAGACCGAGAATTTCTACATGCAGGATAACAACAGGGAAATGCCTAAAGTTGACGCAGAGCTCTACTATGTTATCGAAGAAAAAAATAATCAAGTGGAGTTGACCGACAAAGGTGTTGAGTATATCTCCGGAAAAGATAATCCAGATTTCTTCGTCATGCCCGAAATAGGGATGGAAATCTCTAAAATTGAGTCTAAAGGACTTTCAAAAGAGGAAGAAGCTGAAGCAAAAGAAGAGTTGTTTAGAGACTTCGGAATAAAATCTGAACGTATCCACACACTCAACCAATTACTTAAAGCCTACGCATTATTTGAAAAAGACATCCAATACGTTGTGATGGACAATAAAGTAATGATCGTAGATGAGCAAACCGGTCGTATCATGGATGGTCGTCGTTATAGTGACGGACTCCACCAAGCGATTGAAGCCAAAGAAAATGTAAAGATTGAAGATGCAACCCAAACGTTTGCAACGGTAACCTTACAGAATTACTTTAGAATGTACCGTAAACTCTCTGGTATGACAGGTACAGCAGTTACCGAAGCTGGAGAATTCTGGGAAATCTATAAATTGGATGTGGTTGAAATTCCAACCAATCGCCCAATTGCACGTGATGATAAACAAGATTTGGTTTATAAAACAAAACGTGAAAAATACAACGCAGTTATTGATGATGTGACCGCATTATCACAAGCTGGACGTCCCGTATTGATTGGTACGACTTCAGTAGAAATATCTGAGTTACTGGGTAAAATGTTGAGTATTCGTAAGATTCCGCATAATGTCTTAAATGCAAAACAGCATAAAAAAGAGGCAGAAATTGTAGATGAAGCAGGTAGAACAGGACAAGTGACCATTGCTACCAATATGGCAGGACGTGGTACGGATATTAAACTTTCCGAAGACGTGAAAAAAGCAGGAGGTTTAGCCATCGTCGGTACAGAGCGTCATGATTCTCGTCGTGTTGACAGACAGTTACGTGGTCGTGCTGGACGTCAAGGTGATGTTGGTAGCTCACAGTTTTATGTGTCTCTAGAAGATAATTTAATGCGTCTGTTTGGTAGTGAGCGTATTGCCAAAATGATGGATAAAATGGGATTACAGGAAGGTGAAGTGATTCAGCATTCTATGATTTCAAAATCTATTGAGCGTGCGCAGAAAAAAGTTGAGGAAAACCAATTTGGTGTTCGTAAGCGTTTATTGGAGTATGATGATGTGATGAATGCACAACGTGAGGTTGTTTACAAACGTCGTCGCCATGCACTAGAAGGTGATCGCCTTCGTGTGGATTTGGCAAATATGATTTATGATACTTCGGAAGGTATTGCGGAAGGCAACAAAGCTGCAGAAGATTATAAGAACTTCGAGTTTGAATTGATTAGATACTTCTCTATGAGTTCTCCAATTTCCGAAGCAGAATTCAAAAAAGGTTCGGTACAGGATATTGCAGGCAAAGTGTATAAAGCTGCTTTTGAACACTACAGATCAAAAATGGAGCGTAATGCAGAACTGGCATTCCCTGTGATTGAGAATGTGTACATGAACCAACGCGATAAATATAAGCGTATTGTGGTGCCATTTACCGATGGTGTGAAGAATTTACAAGTGGTTACAGATCTTGAAAAAGCTTATGAAACTAAGGGTACACAATTAATCAACGATTTTGAAAAGAATATCACGCTTGCCATCGTTGATGATGCGTGGAAAACGCATTTACGTAAAATGGACGAGTTAAAACAGTCTGTACAATTAGCGGTTCACGAGCAAAAAGACCCATTATTGATTTATAAGTTTGAAGCTTTTGAGTTATTTAAGGAAATGATTGACCAAGTGAATAAGGATGTGATCTCATTTTTGTTTAAAGGTGAATTGCCTCAGGAAACACAAAACACCATTCAAGAAGCGAAAGCTCGTAAGGAAGAAAAACTACAAACGCAAAAAGACGAAATCCCTAATATGGATGAACGTGCTGCGCAAAGTAGATCGGTTGGCGCAGGAGCATCTGCTCGCCAGCAGGAAGTTGTTGAAACCATTGTACGTGACAAACCAAAAATTGGTCGTAACGATCGTGTGACGATCAAACACGTGATGAGCGGAGAAAACAAAACGGTGAAATTCAAACAAGCAGAACCTTTAATCGCTAAAGGCGAATGGGTTTTAATTGAAGAATAG
- a CDS encoding cob(I)yrinic acid a,c-diamide adenosyltransferase: protein MKIYTKTGDKGTTALFGGTRVPKHHIRIDSYGTVDELNSHLGLIRDQDINNHYKEVLIAIQDRLFTVGAILATDPEKATLKNGKQRLNIPKISEEDIETLEKEMDQMNESLPEMTHFVLPGGHQTVSFCHIARCVCRRAERLATALNDLEPFQPESLKYLNRLSDYLFVLARKLSYDLQADEVKWIPKKES, encoded by the coding sequence ATGAAAATATATACAAAAACAGGAGACAAAGGCACAACCGCATTATTTGGTGGCACAAGAGTCCCTAAACATCATATTAGAATTGATAGCTACGGAACTGTCGATGAACTCAATTCTCATTTAGGCTTAATAAGAGACCAAGACATCAACAACCATTATAAAGAGGTGTTGATTGCTATTCAAGACAGATTATTTACTGTTGGAGCCATTTTAGCTACAGATCCTGAAAAGGCAACTCTCAAAAATGGAAAGCAAAGACTTAACATCCCTAAAATTTCCGAAGAAGATATCGAGACATTAGAAAAAGAAATGGATCAAATGAACGAGTCACTACCGGAAATGACACATTTTGTATTACCTGGCGGACATCAAACGGTGTCATTCTGTCACATTGCACGTTGTGTTTGTAGAAGAGCAGAGCGTCTTGCCACCGCTTTAAACGACTTAGAACCCTTTCAACCCGAAAGTTTGAAGTACCTCAACCGACTTTCTGACTATCTATTTGTATTGGCACGAAAGTTGTCTTATGACTTGCAAGCCGATGAAGTAAAATGGATTCCGAAGAAAGAATCTTAG